In the Blautia coccoides genome, TGATACATTGAGTAATACATTGCAAGAAACATCACGTTTTGATAAAGTATAACAGATTATTAGTATATATACTATAAAATTATGAAAAATATTAAAAAAAATATTACATATAACATATCAGGAAAATTCATTTTTTGTTATATTAGAAAAAAGAATTATCGGAGGATAAGAATATGAGAGTAGTCACAGCTATTGATTCATTGAAGGGAAGTCTGTCGTCCATGGAGGCAGGCAGTGCTGCCCGGGAAGGGATTTTACGGGTATTTCCCGGGGCGAAAGTGAACGTCCGGCCGCTGGCAGATGGGGGTGAGGGCACTGTGGAAGCGCTGGCAGGAGGCATGGACGGAAAGATACAGCGCGTCACGGTCACAGGTCCTCTCGGAAAGCCGGTAACATGTGAATATGGTATCATTGAGGACACAAAGACAGCTATTGTTGAGATGTCAGGTGCGGCGGGCATCACACTGCTTACACCCGGGGAGAGAAATCCCCTTCACACCACAACGTATGGTGTGGGTGAGGTGATAAGGGATGCCATAGAAAAAGGCTGTAGAAGATTTATTGTGGGGATAGGAGGAAGCGCCACCAATGACGGCGGTATCGGTATGCTGCAGGCACTGGGATACGGTTTTCTGAACGCGGCGGGAGAACAGGTCAGATACGGGGCAGAGGGGCTTTCTGAACTGGTATCGGTCACTGCAGATCATGTTGTACCCGGACTTGAAGAATGCCAGTTCAGAGTTGCCTGTGATGTGACGAATGTGCTGTGCGGGGAGCAGGGATGCAGTGCCGTTTACGGTCCGCAGAAAGGTGCCACACCGTCTATGATCGTTCAGATGGATGAGTGGCTGGAGCGGTACGCCTCACTGGCACAGAAGAGCTTCCAAAAAGCTGATCCCATGCAGCCGGGCACAGGGGCTGCCGGGGGGCTTGGATTTGCCTTTCTCACATTTACCAACGCTGTTTTGGAGTCCGGGATCAAAATCGTTCTGGAGGAGACCGGACTGGAGGACTATATAAAAGAGGCCGACCTGGTCATCACCGGGGAAGGCAGGCTGGATGGCCAGACGGCTATGGGAAAAGCCCCTGTAGGTGTGGCAGAGCTTGCGAAAAAGCATGGAAAACCAGTCATTGCGTTTGCGGGAAGCGTGACAAGGGACGCCATTGCCTGTAATGAAAAAGGGATTGATGCCTTCTTCCCTATCCTGCGGGGGGTATGCACACTGGATGAGGCCATGAAACCATTAAATGCCAGGGAGAATATGGCAGATACGGCAGAACAGGTTTTCCGACTGTTAAAAGCCGGAACAGCTTTAAGTTTTCATTAAAGCTCAGATACTATTTTTTCGACAGCATCCAGATATTGTTCATCCACCGGAGAGTAGACATCCCGGAGCATGCGGCGCGCCTCATGGTAATAATATGCAGCGTCAGAGGGAAGCGCATTCTGAACGGAAATGTTGTTCTCGCCTGCCGGATAGACTCCCGCTTTTATCTGTGCGTAGATGCGGTATATAACTCCCTTTTCATAAGGATTTTGCAGCTTTTCTGCATAACCCAGCGCAGTTTCCAGATGGTTCAGTGCCTTATCCCATTCTCCTTTTTCCAGGAGTATCTGGGAATAGTAGGAATATGGAAGACTGCGTCCCCACATAAGATTTCCCTGCTCGTAGCGGGCAATGGACTCTGTCAGATATTTTTCCGCAGAACAAAGGCTGCCGCTGTCATAAGCGGCCATTCCCGCATAGGCGTAGAATACCGATACCCCGCTGACCAGGAAGTTGCTGCCGCCGATCTGCAGAGCCTTTTCATAGCATTCCATTGCCTTTTCGTATGCCATGGAATGCCGGAATGCCTCTCCGATCCAGGAATAGGCAGCGGCCAGATTGTATAGATGCTCGTCTCTGGCGGGGGAACTGCTGAAAATTTCAATGGCATCCTGCAGATGGGAAATTCCCTTTTCCAGACTGCCTTTCATGATATCACCGAGACCCTGCAGCCGCTTCCAGATTGCTGTCTCATCAGAGAAATCCGTAGGTGAGAGAAGCTGCAGGGATTCCGATACAACCTCTTCCATTTTATCAGGTTCATAGCGGTTGATATATACACAGATCAACTGGCGGTTTGCCTGCAGAAGCTTAGTGAGCCGAAAAGTGGAAGGGGTTTTCTGATTCAGTTCTTTTAACTTTAAAATATAAAAAAGACCTTTCTCATAGCTGCATATCCGTATATAATGACGCCCTATCATGTGCAGATAATCCGACAGTATTTCCAGCTGTTCTTCCCCGGAATTCTCCCCGTCAAAGAGTTCAAAAGAGGATTCATTTACTTTATTTTCCACAGCATAAAGAAGTTCTTCGATGCTGCTCAGGTCAGCGGACAGCCGGTCACTTGTCTCCTCCCTCATATCCAGGGTAAATAGAGTCAGATTATGTCCGATAATAGGAAAAAATTCATGGGTGACGTTCAGGTAATTATATAGGTATTTCACAGCATATTTCAGATATTTCTGCCTGTTGGCGCCCCTTTCAAAATGAAAGATCAGTTTGGGATACAGTGCCATATCAGCAGGGCCTGCGCAGAGGCGGCTCTCAAAATAATGGCCCGCTTTATTGTGGAGGATCCTCTTTTTCGTCCAGGACATTTCGTCGTACACATACTCCAGGATCTTTTGATGGGAGAAGGAAAAAAAGGTATTTTCCTGGTCCGCATCTTCTTTTAGCAAATCCTTGTCCAGAAGGTATTCAAGGATTTCTACCAGTTCAAAATCCTCTTTCCGGGAAAGAACGGAGAGACAGTCATAAGATACTCCGTCAAAAAATATAGATACCAAATTCATGATCTGGCGGTATTCCGCAGGAATAGGAGCTATGCGCTGCTTAATGATATTGCGCATATTGGGAGTGATATCATCGGGAGAGCCATGGTACTTTATTGTATTGACAGCTTCCGTGATAAAAAGTGCATTGCCTTCCGTTTCGTGGAATAGCTGTTCCTTTACATTGTCTGTAAAGACATAACCGGGAAGGAGACGGGAGGCAAGGAATATGGTATCACCATAATCAAAACGATTCACTGTAATGTGTTCTAATTGTCCGATGGAACACATATCCTCCGAAAAACGTTCAGCATCCCCTTCCAAGCTGCTGCGGGCAGTGAAAAGAAAAAAGAGATTCTGCCGGCTGTAATCTTTCAGACTGGTGATAATGTCGCGCATGAGTGACAGGCTCACCTTGTCTGCCCATTGTATATCATCAAAAAAGAAGATCAGAGGTACACCGGAGGACAGACGGATCAGGCCATTGACAAAGATACTCTGAATGCTTTTGTAATCCAGTGTGGAGATATCATCCGCGTCCGGCATGGGATGGCACTGTTCCTGAGTGAAGGGGAACAGGGCCTGTATACTCTGCACTAGAGAAATATGCTGCGCTGTATTTTCTGTGTCTGCCAGGTACTGCAATAGTTCCCGGGCAGGCTTCTGCCAGGGTTTTAATATGTATTTCTCTTCCGCGCAATAGCAGCGGGAAGTTAGTAAAAGAGAATCTGCAGGCAGGGGTTGAGCGGAAAGTGCCTGTTTCGCAAGCCGTGTCTTGCCAACTCCGGCTTCCCCTATGAGCAGCAGGTGCTGTACCGGTACACTTTGTCCAAGAGAGGAAAGATTCTTTTCTATGCGCTCCAGTTCAGCTTCTCTTCCGCAGAAGACAGAGGAGACGCGTTCCTGAGATTTTAATTCCTTTCGGCCCTCCAGAATCTTATTCACTTCCTCGTTCCAGGTCTGCTCAATGACAAAAGCCAGGTCCTGTATATCTTTTGCGGGTGTCTCGAAAAGTTCCTGTTCCAGCAGGGATTCCAGACGGTTATAGATGTGCAGGGCCTGTGTATATTCTTTTCTGGAAAGGTAGATCTGCATCAGATATTTGTAGGCAGTCTCATCAAATTCATTGATCAACATCTGTTTTTGGCAGAGAGACTCACAGAGTTCATAATTCCCGGAATCAAAGTGATGGGAGATGGCACAGTGTAGTTTTTTTAAGTAGTGCGCTTTAAAAACCTGGCGGTTATTAGTAACCCATTCATTAAAGGATATATTATTTTTCAGATAAAATCCCTCCAGAAAATCACCTCTGTACAGCGACAGATCATCCCCGTTTTTCAGAAAACAGTCTGTGTCAATAGTCAGGGAGAAGGCGGGATTGATCTTAATGATATCTCCGGATTCTTTTACCAGGAAATCCTTTCCGAGATTCTTACGGATGATATAAAAGGCGTTTCTAAGGTTTGAATTTGTCTTCTCCTCCGTACATTTATCTTCCCATATGAGGTCAGCCAGCGTATATTTATTCCCTGCTTTGTTCAGAAAAAGGTAATACAGTATGGCCTCTGCCTGCCGATAGGGAAAAACAAGGGGTGACCCGTCCAGCAGGATGGATGGGTTTCCCAGCATTGATACTGCCAATTGCTGACTCATAAGATACCTCCTGATATAAGGCTTTGTTATAGTATTGATTATTAGTAACTATTCAGTAGGTCTGCGCATTTACTGCGCTGACCGTAAGAAAACATTTAGCAGCCAGGCAAAAATTCCATCGCCAAAGGCGATTTGCATGGATTTTTGCTCATAACTGTAAGGGTACTGAACAGTTATGATTATTATTATAAATTCAGTGTCAAAAGATTACAATGAAAATCAATTTTTTTGACACTTCTTTTTTGATATTTTTTTGATGATTTTCCTATATGCTGGAACAAATAAAATCCGAGAGGTAATGGATGGTGAAAAAATGGAAAATTACAAAGTGATAGGAAAGGAACTGTCAAATGACCAGGCATACGGCAAAGTGACCGGGCGGGTCAAATATTGTAGTGATATGCAGTCTTTGGATATGCTGCATATGCGGCTGAAAGCAGGCACCATTCCCCATGGGATCATCCGCCGCATAAATACAGACGAAGCGCTGGCACTTCCGGGGGTGGTAGCAGTGTATTCCTGTGAAAACACACCGGGCACCTGTTATGACAGGGGCAGAGTGGAGGCGTGGGAAAATGTTCCCAACCAGGAAAAGCTGTTTGACAGGCATATCCGTTTTCTGGGGGAAAGGGTGGCTGCGGTTGTGGCAGTCACAGAGGAGACTGCGGCAAAAGCGTGTGAACTGATCACAGTTGAGTATGAAAATCTTCCCGCAGCCATATCAGTGGAGGAGGCGGCAGCGCCGGAGGCATTGCCCCTGCATGCAGGCGGCAATGTTTACGAGGTTCCATCGTTTGAATACGGGAACTTTGAGGAAGCCGGGGGAGATTTTTGTCATGAAAGCAGGTCCCATATAGGAAGAATGACACATCTGGCCATGGAGACCCAGTCCTGCAGAGCAGCTTATGACGCCGCCTCCCAAAAGCTCACCATATGGTCAGGCTGTCAGTCTGTGTTTGGTGTCAGGAGCACAGTTGCGGAATACCTGGGAATGCCTTACGCCAGGGTCCGGGTCATAAAAGCCCCTATGGGAGGTTCCTTCGGCGTCAGACAGGAGACACTGCTGGAGCCATTGACCGCATATGCGGCCAGAATGCTGGAGGCAGATGTAAAGCTGGTTTATACAAGAGAAGAGCAGATCGTGAATACCATGATGAAACACAATCTAGACGGAACGGTGAAGAGCAAGATCCGGAAGGACGGAACCATAGCGGGGCTTTCCATGTCCTGTACACTGGACGCAGGAGCTTATCTCACCGTATCCAGGGGGTATGCCTCCACTATCGGAGAAAAAATAGCAAAAGTGTACCGTATGCCCAATATACATTTTGACAGCCGGGTGGTCTGTACCAACCCCCCCATCAACGGAAGTTTTCGGAGCTGGGGTTCTTGTGAGGAGGCTTTGCTTTTGGAGAACCACTGGAATATGGTGTGCAGGGAGATGGGGATAGATCCTGTGGAGTTTAGGCTGAAAAATATCCTGTATCCCTATGAGACGGAGGTAGTACATAAGATTCCAGTGGGAAATGTACATTTCAGGGAATGCCTGCTGAAGGGCCGGGAGACTTTTGGATGGGAAAAAAGGAAGGAAGCGTGCAGAAAGAGAAACAGGGAGCAGAGGAGATACCGCTATGGAGTGGGCATGGCGCTGGCCTCCCATACCAGTTCCTTTTACCCCTATAGGGTGGATGTCTCCTCCACAGCCGCCAGGATCCAGGAGGACGGCAGCCTGATCATCCACGTGGGAATACATGACCATGGCTGCGGAACAGTCATGGCAATGAAAAAGATTGCGTCGGAGATTATGGAGATCAGCCTGGATAAAATTGAGCTGAACGAGGCGGATACCCAGAATAGTCTCTATGATTATGGTTGCTATGCCAGCAGGACTGTGTATTCCCTGGGACAGTCTGTCAAACAGTGCTGCGAACACATTCTGAAAATGGCAAGAGAGACGGCAGCGGCAGCCCTTGGATGCAACAGGAGTTTTCTCCGCTACCGGTCAGGAGAATTTTTTAAGGAGATGGATGAGGCGGTGAGGATATCCCTGAAGGAGGTCATCCGGTATTCCATACAGACCATGGGACAGGATATCTACTATGCAAACACCACCAATGCCGGAGAAAATCCGGGTGTGGCCGCCGCTCATTTTACCGAGGTAAGGGTGGATACCTATACCGGCATGACAAAAATCATGGACTGTCTCTCCGTACATGATATTGGCAAAGCCATCAATCCTGATCTCTGCAAGGGGCAGATTGGAAGCGGCATACAGCAGGGAATGGGAATGGCACTTTGTGAGGAGATCAAAATACATCCAAAGACCGGGCAGACACTCATAACGAACTTTAAAAACTATGAGGTGGCCAATGCCTGTGACCTGCCGGATTATCAGACTCTGCTGATCGAGGAACCTGAGAACAGCGGTCCGTTTGGGGCGAAATCCATAGGGGAAGTGGTGGTGGTGCCTGTGGCGCCGGCTATAGTAGCGGGAGTCAACGACGCACTGGGGACTAATCTGACTAGGCTCCCCCTGACCCCGGCGGTCATTTTGGAAGCATTGGAGGAAAGAATCGTATGATATTGCATTTTACATTAAACGGGGAAGAGAAAACTATGGAGGTTCCGGGAGAAAAACGGCTTTTGGATTTTATCAGAGAAAACCTGCATCTGACGGGGACAAAGGAAGGCTGCGGGGAAGGAGAGTGCGGAGCCTGCACCGTGATTTTAAACGGACAGGCCATCCACTCCTGCCTTACAGTTGCAGGGCAGTTGGAGGACAGTGAACTGCTCACCATTGAAGGGCTGGAAAAGAACGGGGAGATGGATGCCATCCAGAAAGCATTTATCAAAAAAAGCGCCATCCAGTGCGGATTCTGCACCAGCGGAATGGTGATGTCAGCAAAAGCACTCCT is a window encoding:
- a CDS encoding (2Fe-2S)-binding protein codes for the protein MILHFTLNGEEKTMEVPGEKRLLDFIRENLHLTGTKEGCGEGECGACTVILNGQAIHSCLTVAGQLEDSELLTIEGLEKNGEMDAIQKAFIKKSAIQCGFCTSGMVMSAKALLLHNPTPTQEEIKRAIAGNICRCSGYREIKDAIQEAAESEMGGAT
- a CDS encoding glycerate kinase family protein; protein product: MRVVTAIDSLKGSLSSMEAGSAAREGILRVFPGAKVNVRPLADGGEGTVEALAGGMDGKIQRVTVTGPLGKPVTCEYGIIEDTKTAIVEMSGAAGITLLTPGERNPLHTTTYGVGEVIRDAIEKGCRRFIVGIGGSATNDGGIGMLQALGYGFLNAAGEQVRYGAEGLSELVSVTADHVVPGLEECQFRVACDVTNVLCGEQGCSAVYGPQKGATPSMIVQMDEWLERYASLAQKSFQKADPMQPGTGAAGGLGFAFLTFTNAVLESGIKIVLEETGLEDYIKEADLVITGEGRLDGQTAMGKAPVGVAELAKKHGKPVIAFAGSVTRDAIACNEKGIDAFFPILRGVCTLDEAMKPLNARENMADTAEQVFRLLKAGTALSFH
- a CDS encoding xanthine dehydrogenase family protein molybdopterin-binding subunit; this translates as MENYKVIGKELSNDQAYGKVTGRVKYCSDMQSLDMLHMRLKAGTIPHGIIRRINTDEALALPGVVAVYSCENTPGTCYDRGRVEAWENVPNQEKLFDRHIRFLGERVAAVVAVTEETAAKACELITVEYENLPAAISVEEAAAPEALPLHAGGNVYEVPSFEYGNFEEAGGDFCHESRSHIGRMTHLAMETQSCRAAYDAASQKLTIWSGCQSVFGVRSTVAEYLGMPYARVRVIKAPMGGSFGVRQETLLEPLTAYAARMLEADVKLVYTREEQIVNTMMKHNLDGTVKSKIRKDGTIAGLSMSCTLDAGAYLTVSRGYASTIGEKIAKVYRMPNIHFDSRVVCTNPPINGSFRSWGSCEEALLLENHWNMVCREMGIDPVEFRLKNILYPYETEVVHKIPVGNVHFRECLLKGRETFGWEKRKEACRKRNREQRRYRYGVGMALASHTSSFYPYRVDVSSTAARIQEDGSLIIHVGIHDHGCGTVMAMKKIASEIMEISLDKIELNEADTQNSLYDYGCYASRTVYSLGQSVKQCCEHILKMARETAAAALGCNRSFLRYRSGEFFKEMDEAVRISLKEVIRYSIQTMGQDIYYANTTNAGENPGVAAAHFTEVRVDTYTGMTKIMDCLSVHDIGKAINPDLCKGQIGSGIQQGMGMALCEEIKIHPKTGQTLITNFKNYEVANACDLPDYQTLLIEEPENSGPFGAKSIGEVVVVPVAPAIVAGVNDALGTNLTRLPLTPAVILEALEERIV
- a CDS encoding AAA family ATPase; translation: MSQQLAVSMLGNPSILLDGSPLVFPYRQAEAILYYLFLNKAGNKYTLADLIWEDKCTEEKTNSNLRNAFYIIRKNLGKDFLVKESGDIIKINPAFSLTIDTDCFLKNGDDLSLYRGDFLEGFYLKNNISFNEWVTNNRQVFKAHYLKKLHCAISHHFDSGNYELCESLCQKQMLINEFDETAYKYLMQIYLSRKEYTQALHIYNRLESLLEQELFETPAKDIQDLAFVIEQTWNEEVNKILEGRKELKSQERVSSVFCGREAELERIEKNLSSLGQSVPVQHLLLIGEAGVGKTRLAKQALSAQPLPADSLLLTSRCYCAEEKYILKPWQKPARELLQYLADTENTAQHISLVQSIQALFPFTQEQCHPMPDADDISTLDYKSIQSIFVNGLIRLSSGVPLIFFFDDIQWADKVSLSLMRDIITSLKDYSRQNLFFLFTARSSLEGDAERFSEDMCSIGQLEHITVNRFDYGDTIFLASRLLPGYVFTDNVKEQLFHETEGNALFITEAVNTIKYHGSPDDITPNMRNIIKQRIAPIPAEYRQIMNLVSIFFDGVSYDCLSVLSRKEDFELVEILEYLLDKDLLKEDADQENTFFSFSHQKILEYVYDEMSWTKKRILHNKAGHYFESRLCAGPADMALYPKLIFHFERGANRQKYLKYAVKYLYNYLNVTHEFFPIIGHNLTLFTLDMREETSDRLSADLSSIEELLYAVENKVNESSFELFDGENSGEEQLEILSDYLHMIGRHYIRICSYEKGLFYILKLKELNQKTPSTFRLTKLLQANRQLICVYINRYEPDKMEEVVSESLQLLSPTDFSDETAIWKRLQGLGDIMKGSLEKGISHLQDAIEIFSSSPARDEHLYNLAAAYSWIGEAFRHSMAYEKAMECYEKALQIGGSNFLVSGVSVFYAYAGMAAYDSGSLCSAEKYLTESIARYEQGNLMWGRSLPYSYYSQILLEKGEWDKALNHLETALGYAEKLQNPYEKGVIYRIYAQIKAGVYPAGENNISVQNALPSDAAYYYHEARRMLRDVYSPVDEQYLDAVEKIVSEL